Genomic DNA from Leptolyngbya sp. 'hensonii':
ACCGGGCTAGGTTGGATACGCCCAGGGTGATCAGGCTAATGTAGGGGTCCATGAGGGTTTTCCTCGATCGAAGGATTAAAAACTGCGGCCATCGACTGGAATCACGGTCAGGGTCGATCGGTCAATGTCCTCCAGGCAGCGCACATTCACCGCCGCTTTCGCCCCGCCAGAGGGGTCGGTGCCATAGCCAAAGGGAGCGCAACCACATTGGGAACAGAAGTGGTGATGGATGACATGTTTATTGAAGGTGTAGGTCGCTAACTTTTCGTCAGAGGTGGTGCGTCGGAGCTGGTCCCGATCGACAA
This window encodes:
- a CDS encoding GFA family protein, coding for MEEPSMLYQGSCHCGQIRFEVEGNLEQVMECNCSHCSRKGYLLWFVDRDQLRRTTSDEKLATYTFNKHVIHHHFCSQCGCAPFGYGTDPSGGAKAAVNVRCLEDIDRSTLTVIPVDGRSF